Proteins found in one Cellulomonas palmilytica genomic segment:
- a CDS encoding cold-shock protein has translation MATGTVKWFNAEKGYGFIAPSDGSADVFAHYSAIATQGFRTLEENQQVEFDVTQGPKGPQAENIRPL, from the coding sequence ATGGCCACCGGAACGGTGAAGTGGTTCAACGCGGAGAAGGGCTACGGCTTCATCGCCCCGTCCGACGGTTCCGCTGACGTGTTCGCGCACTACAGCGCGATCGCGACGCAGGGCTTCCGCACCCTCGAGGAGAACCAGCAGGTCGAGTTCGACGTCACGCAGGGCCCCAAGGGCCCGCAGGCGGAGAACATCCGCCCGCTCTGA
- a CDS encoding molybdopterin molybdotransferase MoeA, with amino-acid sequence MRGLDEHRAAALALAAPLPPVLVPLLEALGQVLAQDVTTDGPLPRWDNSAMDGYAVRAADVAAATAESPVALRVVGDVAAGSDDEPAVTPGTAVRIMTGAPVPPGADAVVPVELTAPRAGGQAAGDHAWATTGGEVEVRAAVTPGQHVRRAGEDAAAGDVVLRAGDVVGPAHVAAAASVGRATLVVHRRPRIAVVSTGDELVPPGSPLRRGQIPDSNSWLLAAAVQDAGADALRLGPVGDDPAALRRLLHELDAGGHGTVDGVVTSGGVSAGAFDVVKAALADEPGVQLVPVAVQPGKPQGLGRLPSGTPVWTLPGNPVSAFASFEMFVRPAVRRMLGAEPERPRVAAVADEGWRTPPGRAQLMPVRRVPTRDTGTGADVHVRRATARGSGSHLVARLAVADGLAVIPADVDEVRAGDTLEVLWT; translated from the coding sequence GTGCGAGGTCTCGACGAGCACCGCGCGGCCGCGCTCGCGCTCGCGGCGCCCCTGCCGCCCGTGCTGGTGCCGCTGCTCGAGGCGCTCGGCCAGGTGCTCGCGCAGGACGTGACCACCGACGGCCCGCTGCCGCGCTGGGACAACTCCGCGATGGACGGCTACGCGGTGCGCGCGGCGGACGTCGCCGCGGCCACCGCCGAGAGCCCGGTCGCGCTGCGCGTCGTCGGGGACGTCGCGGCGGGGTCCGACGACGAGCCCGCGGTCACGCCCGGCACCGCGGTGCGGATCATGACCGGTGCCCCCGTGCCCCCGGGCGCGGACGCCGTGGTGCCCGTCGAGCTCACCGCGCCGCGCGCCGGCGGGCAGGCCGCGGGCGACCACGCGTGGGCGACGACCGGCGGCGAGGTCGAGGTCCGCGCGGCCGTCACCCCGGGTCAGCACGTGCGCCGCGCGGGGGAGGACGCCGCCGCGGGCGACGTCGTGCTGCGGGCGGGCGACGTCGTCGGACCCGCGCACGTGGCTGCCGCCGCGTCGGTCGGCCGCGCGACGCTCGTCGTGCACCGCCGCCCGCGCATCGCCGTCGTGTCGACCGGCGACGAGCTCGTGCCGCCCGGGTCGCCGCTGCGGCGCGGCCAGATCCCGGACTCCAACTCGTGGCTGCTCGCCGCCGCGGTGCAGGACGCGGGCGCCGACGCGCTGCGCCTCGGCCCCGTGGGCGACGACCCGGCCGCGCTGCGCCGCCTCCTGCACGAGCTCGACGCGGGCGGGCACGGCACCGTCGACGGCGTCGTGACGTCCGGCGGGGTCAGCGCGGGCGCGTTCGACGTGGTCAAGGCCGCGCTGGCCGACGAGCCCGGCGTCCAGCTCGTGCCCGTCGCCGTGCAGCCCGGCAAGCCGCAGGGGCTCGGCCGGCTGCCGTCCGGCACGCCGGTGTGGACGCTGCCCGGCAACCCGGTGAGCGCGTTCGCGTCGTTCGAGATGTTCGTGCGGCCCGCCGTGCGGCGCATGCTCGGCGCCGAACCCGAGCGCCCGCGCGTCGCCGCCGTCGCCGACGAGGGCTGGCGCACGCCGCCCGGCCGCGCGCAGCTCATGCCCGTGCGCCGCGTCCCGACCAGGGACACCGGCACCGGTGCCGACGTCCACGTGCGTCGCGCCACCGCGCGCGGCTCCGGCTCGCACCTCGTCGCGCGGCTCGCCGTCGCCGACGGCCTGGCCGTCATCCCCGCCGACGTGGACGAGGTCCGCGCCGGCGACACCCTGGAGGTCCTCTGGACATGA
- a CDS encoding low molecular weight protein-tyrosine-phosphatase, whose protein sequence is MTYRVMTVCTGNICRSPMAEIVLRDRLEAAGLGDLVVVDSSGVSDEEHGNPVDRRARSVLAAHGYPTGDGHRAHRITASELTSRDLILPATAQHARALRRLAPAEVADRIVLLRRFDPAAPVVAPGEPEHVLDIDDPWYGGMQDFEDCLAQIEAAADGVVAHVRAALATSTP, encoded by the coding sequence GTGACCTATCGCGTGATGACCGTGTGCACGGGCAACATCTGCCGCTCACCCATGGCCGAGATCGTGCTGCGGGACCGGCTCGAGGCCGCCGGCCTGGGCGACCTCGTCGTCGTCGACTCCTCCGGCGTGTCCGACGAGGAGCACGGCAACCCCGTCGACCGTCGCGCCCGCTCCGTGCTCGCCGCCCACGGCTACCCGACCGGCGACGGCCACCGCGCGCACCGCATCACCGCGAGCGAGCTCACCTCCCGCGACCTGATCCTGCCCGCGACCGCGCAGCACGCCCGCGCGCTGCGCCGGCTCGCCCCCGCCGAGGTCGCCGACCGCATCGTCTTGCTCCGGCGCTTCGACCCCGCCGCGCCCGTCGTCGCACCCGGGGAGCCCGAGCACGTCCTCGACATCGACGACCCCTGGTACGGCGGCATGCAGGACTTCGAGGACTGCCTCGCGCAGATCGAGGCCGCCGCCGACGGCGTCGTCGCCCACGTCCGCGCGGCCCTGGCGACGTCCACCCCCTGA
- a CDS encoding pyridoxal phosphate-dependent aminotransferase, which produces MKVATRAHVPPFAVMEIIAAANARRAAGEHVLNLCAGEPATGASDVVRRRAVELLTSGDLGYTEALGAPGLRAAIAAHYGDWYGVDLDPARIAVTTGSSGGFMLTFLAAFDVGDRVALARPGYPAYTNILAALGCEVVELPAGPTTRFQPTVAMLEEAHAVRPLDGLVVASPANPTGTMIEAAELEALAQWCGAHGVRLVSDEIYHGITYTDAEVATAARNLDAGAVVVNSFSKYWAMTGWRLGWLVLPDDLVAPVDALAGNVALCPPALAQHAGVAAFSPDGMAAARENVERYAGSRALLLERLPELGWTHVAPADGAFYLYGDVSASGLDSVTWCARLLDEAGVALTPGTDFDPVDGSRYVRLSFASSPDVVREAVDRIVAWQRTL; this is translated from the coding sequence GTGAAGGTTGCCACCCGGGCCCACGTCCCCCCGTTCGCGGTCATGGAGATCATCGCCGCGGCCAACGCGCGCCGCGCCGCGGGCGAGCACGTGCTCAACCTGTGCGCGGGCGAACCGGCCACGGGAGCGTCCGACGTGGTGCGCCGGCGCGCCGTCGAGCTGCTGACCTCCGGCGACCTCGGCTACACCGAGGCGCTCGGCGCCCCCGGGCTGCGCGCCGCGATCGCCGCGCACTACGGCGACTGGTACGGCGTGGACCTCGACCCCGCGCGGATCGCCGTGACCACGGGCTCGTCGGGCGGGTTCATGCTGACGTTCCTCGCGGCGTTCGACGTGGGCGACCGCGTCGCGCTCGCCCGCCCCGGGTACCCCGCGTACACGAACATCCTCGCGGCGCTCGGGTGCGAGGTCGTCGAGCTGCCCGCCGGCCCCACGACGCGGTTCCAGCCGACCGTCGCGATGCTCGAGGAGGCGCACGCGGTCCGCCCGCTCGACGGGCTCGTCGTCGCGTCGCCCGCCAACCCGACCGGAACGATGATCGAGGCCGCCGAGCTCGAGGCGCTCGCGCAGTGGTGCGGCGCGCACGGCGTGCGCCTCGTGAGCGACGAGATCTACCACGGCATCACGTACACCGACGCCGAGGTCGCGACCGCCGCGCGCAACCTGGACGCCGGCGCGGTCGTCGTGAACTCGTTCTCCAAGTACTGGGCGATGACCGGCTGGCGGCTCGGGTGGCTCGTCCTGCCCGACGACCTCGTCGCACCCGTCGACGCGCTCGCGGGCAACGTCGCGCTGTGCCCGCCCGCGCTCGCGCAGCACGCGGGTGTCGCCGCGTTCTCGCCCGACGGCATGGCCGCCGCGCGCGAGAACGTCGAACGCTACGCGGGATCACGCGCCCTCCTGCTGGAGCGGCTGCCCGAGCTCGGGTGGACGCACGTCGCCCCCGCCGACGGCGCGTTCTACCTGTACGGCGACGTGTCCGCGTCGGGCCTCGACTCCGTGACGTGGTGCGCGCGGCTGCTCGACGAGGCCGGCGTCGCGCTCACGCCCGGCACGGACTTCGACCCCGTGGACGGGTCCCGGTACGTGCGGCTGTCGTTCGCGTCGTCGCCCGACGTGGTGCGCGAGGCGGTCGACCGGATCGTCGCCTGGCAGCGCACGCTCTGA
- the moaC gene encoding cyclic pyranopterin monophosphate synthase MoaC produces MTDPTQPPTQPLTQPLTHLDARGQARMVDVTAKQPTIRSATATGLVACPPAVVAALRDESLPKGDVLAVARIAGIAAAKRTPELLPLAHVIGVHGAVVDLVVDDDGVRIIATVRTADRTGVEMEALTAVSVAALAVVDMVKGLDKSVHIADVRLEAKTGGKSGDWHRNP; encoded by the coding sequence ATGACCGACCCCACCCAGCCGCCCACCCAGCCGCTCACGCAGCCGCTCACGCACCTCGACGCGCGCGGGCAGGCCCGCATGGTCGACGTCACCGCGAAGCAGCCGACCATCCGCTCCGCGACCGCCACGGGGCTGGTCGCGTGCCCGCCCGCCGTGGTCGCCGCGCTGCGCGACGAGTCCTTGCCCAAGGGCGACGTGCTCGCGGTCGCGCGGATCGCGGGCATCGCCGCCGCCAAGCGCACCCCCGAGCTGCTGCCGCTCGCGCACGTCATCGGCGTGCACGGGGCGGTCGTGGACCTCGTCGTCGACGACGACGGCGTGCGCATCATCGCGACCGTGCGCACCGCCGACCGCACGGGGGTCGAGATGGAGGCGCTCACCGCCGTGTCGGTGGCGGCGCTCGCGGTGGTCGACATGGTCAAGGGGCTCGACAAGTCCGTGCACATCGCGGACGTGCGGCTCGAGGCGAAGACGGGCGGCAAGTCGGGTGACTGGCACCGCAACCCCTGA
- a CDS encoding LacI family DNA-binding transcriptional regulator, with product MRVTSADVARESGVSRTTVSYVLNAKQGVVITDATRQRVLDAAARLGYTPSAAARALRSGRSDLVLCVLPDWTVGPLLDSLIDHVTTSLHQHGLSVLVHISRGTRPLDDLWRAVTPCAVLGLLPFGEAEARAMTRAGIVVVDAALDEDPHPQTFSVPQSAIGQLQVDHLVQRGHRALGYAATADERLTAFAQRRIAGVRAACERLGLPEPHVAEVDLTVESAAAALARWREGDEPVTAVAAYNDEVALAVLAAAHGLGLRVPEDLAVIGVDDIPVARLATPALTTVWQAIDAQADYLAEAVLAALDPSRPRPTRPDDVFHVVQRAST from the coding sequence GTGCGGGTCACCAGTGCCGATGTCGCCCGCGAGAGCGGGGTGTCGCGCACCACCGTGAGCTACGTGCTCAACGCGAAGCAGGGCGTGGTCATCACCGACGCCACCCGGCAGCGCGTGCTCGACGCGGCGGCGCGGCTCGGCTACACGCCGTCGGCCGCGGCGCGGGCCCTGCGCTCGGGGCGCAGCGACCTGGTGCTGTGCGTGCTGCCCGACTGGACGGTCGGCCCGCTGCTGGACTCGCTGATCGACCACGTGACCACGTCGCTGCACCAGCACGGTCTGTCGGTGCTCGTGCACATCAGCCGGGGGACGCGGCCGCTCGACGACCTGTGGCGCGCCGTGACGCCGTGCGCGGTGCTGGGGCTGCTGCCGTTCGGGGAGGCCGAGGCGCGCGCGATGACGCGGGCGGGGATCGTCGTCGTGGACGCCGCGCTCGACGAGGACCCGCACCCGCAGACGTTCTCCGTTCCGCAGTCGGCGATCGGCCAGCTCCAGGTGGACCACCTGGTGCAGCGCGGTCACCGTGCGCTCGGGTACGCGGCCACGGCGGACGAGCGCCTGACGGCGTTCGCGCAGCGGCGCATCGCGGGCGTGCGCGCGGCGTGCGAGCGGCTGGGGCTGCCGGAGCCGCACGTCGCCGAGGTCGACCTGACGGTCGAGTCCGCGGCCGCGGCGCTCGCTCGGTGGCGTGAGGGCGACGAGCCCGTGACGGCCGTCGCCGCGTACAACGACGAGGTGGCGCTCGCGGTCCTGGCCGCGGCGCACGGCCTGGGGCTGCGCGTGCCGGAGGACCTCGCGGTCATCGGCGTGGACGACATCCCGGTCGCGCGGCTGGCGACCCCCGCCCTGACCACCGTGTGGCAGGCGATCGACGCGCAGGCGGACTACCTGGCCGAGGCGGTGCTCGCCGCGCTGGACCCGTCGCGTCCGCGCCCGACGCGGCCGGACGACGTGTTCCACGTCGTGCAGCGCGCGTCGACCTGA
- the mobA gene encoding molybdenum cofactor guanylyltransferase, which translates to MTGTATPDAASPDAASPDAASPDAASLDVASPDAVGVRPDADATGPDERAVVFDAVVLAGGAARRLGGERPGDVKPGLVVAGLPLVDHALAAVAGARRRVLVAPPELARPGVATTLEDPPLGGPVAGLAAGLALLTEPGDDSGRDPRRERGDEPGDGRAAVVVVLACDVPRAGEVVDALVAAACRPGVDGARLVDDEGAPQHLVAAYRRDALDSAVAALGPGTHGASVRRLVADLTLVDVPDPGGASADADTWPSVRALSAALTARRATPSDTGSSAARSSDARSSDTAGRAAETPAGGTIEAEHADHAADHGRSPS; encoded by the coding sequence GTGACTGGCACCGCAACCCCTGACGCCGCGAGCCCTGACGCCGCGAGCCCTGACGCCGCGAGCCCTGACGCCGCGAGCCTTGACGTCGCGAGCCCTGACGCCGTCGGCGTCCGGCCCGACGCGGACGCCACGGGTCCCGACGAGCGTGCCGTGGTCTTCGACGCGGTCGTGCTGGCGGGTGGCGCTGCACGACGACTGGGTGGAGAGCGGCCCGGGGACGTGAAACCGGGGCTCGTCGTCGCGGGGCTGCCGCTGGTCGACCACGCGCTCGCGGCGGTCGCCGGTGCCCGCCGGCGGGTGCTCGTCGCACCGCCCGAGCTCGCGCGACCGGGCGTGGCGACGACCCTGGAGGACCCGCCGCTGGGCGGTCCGGTCGCGGGGCTGGCCGCGGGCCTCGCACTGCTGACGGAGCCGGGCGACGACTCCGGCCGGGACCCGCGCCGCGAGCGGGGCGACGAGCCGGGTGACGGGCGCGCCGCGGTCGTCGTCGTGCTCGCGTGCGACGTGCCGCGCGCGGGGGAGGTGGTGGACGCGCTGGTGGCGGCCGCGTGCCGGCCGGGCGTGGACGGCGCGCGGCTCGTGGACGACGAGGGCGCGCCGCAGCACCTGGTCGCGGCCTATCGCCGGGACGCGCTCGACTCGGCGGTCGCGGCGCTCGGCCCCGGCACGCACGGCGCGTCCGTGCGCCGCCTGGTCGCGGACCTCACGCTGGTCGACGTGCCCGACCCGGGCGGCGCCTCCGCGGACGCCGACACCTGGCCGTCGGTCCGCGCCCTGTCCGCCGCGCTCACGGCTCGGAGGGCGACGCCGTCGGACACAGGCTCGTCGGCCGCGCGCTCGTCGGACGCCCGCTCGTCGGACACCGCCGGGCGTGCCGCCGAGACGCCCGCGGGTGGGACGATCGAGGCCGAGCACGCCGACCACGCCGCCGACCACGGACGGAGCCCGTCATGA
- a CDS encoding TFIIB-type zinc ribbon-containing protein produces the protein MKCPVDQAELVMSERQGVEIDYCPTCRGVWLDRGELDKILDRAAAQAVPGAAPTTAAPAPVYGTPPQDARPSRYDEPRYDERRHDEPRYDERRDDDRARYGSSYDPRYGDPRYRRKKKRDSWLGDLLDFD, from the coding sequence ATGAAGTGCCCCGTCGACCAGGCCGAGCTCGTGATGTCCGAGCGGCAGGGCGTCGAGATCGACTACTGCCCGACCTGCCGCGGCGTGTGGCTCGACCGCGGCGAGCTGGACAAGATCCTCGACCGCGCGGCCGCCCAGGCCGTCCCCGGGGCCGCGCCGACGACCGCCGCGCCCGCGCCCGTGTACGGCACGCCTCCGCAGGACGCCCGCCCGTCCCGGTACGACGAGCCCCGGTACGACGAGCGCCGGCACGACGAGCCCCGGTACGACGAGCGCCGCGACGACGACCGCGCACGCTACGGCTCGTCGTACGACCCCCGCTACGGCGACCCGCGCTACCGCCGCAAGAAGAAGCGCGACTCGTGGCTGGGCGACCTCCTCGACTTCGACTGA
- a CDS encoding ThiF family adenylyltransferase, with product MRIEALVEPVAELDDEQRVRSARHLLLPGIGLTGQRRLRSARVCVVGAGGLGAPVLQYLAAAGVGTLGIVDDDVVDLTNLQRQVVHGSPDVGRRKVDSARDAVAAIDPSVVVVAHDVRLTRETAADVLAGYDVVVDGTDNFPTRYLVSDTAAALGVPVVWGSVLRFDAQVSVFWSAAPGGGVTLRDLFPREPAPDEVPSCAEAGVLGALCGQVGSLMATEVVKLVCGVGEPLLGRVLVLDALRARWSQVPLAPHPEPAGVATRPETDAVPEPGAPAGPVPPDDVPTVSADALAARLADPADPVVVVDVREPHELEALPFPGAAHVPLARVLDGSALRAWEHGDDVVVVCHAGARSHAAAQVLRAAGVDAANLAGGIVAWRARTPA from the coding sequence GTGCGGATCGAGGCGCTCGTGGAGCCGGTGGCGGAGCTCGACGACGAGCAGCGGGTGCGCAGCGCCCGGCACCTGCTGCTGCCGGGCATCGGCCTGACCGGGCAGCGGCGGCTGCGGTCCGCGCGCGTGTGCGTGGTCGGCGCGGGCGGGCTCGGTGCGCCGGTGCTGCAGTACCTCGCCGCGGCGGGCGTCGGGACGCTGGGGATCGTGGACGACGACGTCGTCGACCTGACGAACCTGCAGCGCCAGGTCGTCCACGGCTCGCCGGACGTCGGCCGTCGCAAGGTCGACTCGGCGCGCGACGCGGTCGCGGCGATCGACCCGAGCGTCGTCGTCGTGGCGCACGACGTGCGCCTCACGCGCGAGACCGCCGCGGACGTGCTCGCGGGCTACGACGTGGTGGTCGACGGGACCGACAACTTCCCGACGCGCTACCTGGTCTCCGACACCGCCGCCGCGCTCGGCGTGCCCGTGGTGTGGGGGTCGGTGCTGCGGTTCGACGCGCAGGTCAGCGTGTTCTGGTCCGCGGCGCCCGGTGGCGGGGTGACGCTGCGCGACCTGTTCCCGCGCGAGCCCGCGCCCGACGAGGTGCCGTCGTGCGCCGAGGCCGGCGTGCTCGGTGCGCTGTGCGGGCAGGTCGGGTCGCTCATGGCGACCGAGGTCGTCAAGCTCGTGTGCGGCGTGGGGGAGCCGCTGCTGGGGCGCGTGCTGGTGCTCGACGCGCTGCGCGCGCGCTGGTCGCAGGTGCCGCTCGCCCCCCACCCGGAGCCTGCGGGCGTCGCCACCCGCCCGGAGACGGATGCTGTGCCGGAGCCCGGCGCGCCCGCGGGTCCCGTGCCGCCCGACGACGTCCCGACCGTCAGCGCCGACGCCCTCGCCGCGCGCCTCGCGGACCCGGCCGACCCGGTCGTCGTCGTGGACGTGCGCGAGCCGCACGAGCTCGAGGCCCTGCCGTTCCCGGGCGCCGCGCACGTGCCGCTGGCCCGCGTGCTCGACGGGTCGGCGCTGCGCGCGTGGGAGCACGGCGACGACGTCGTCGTCGTGTGCCACGCGGGCGCGCGCTCGCACGCCGCCGCGCAGGTGCTGCGCGCCGCGGGGGTCGACGCCGCGAACCTCGCGGGCGGGATCGTCGCCTGGCGGGCACGGACACCCGCCTGA
- a CDS encoding DUF6457 domain-containing protein, which yields MTDPRRAPGADLPLWVEHLTSRLGVDPALVDVDRILDLSSGVAHSVARPAVPVSMFVAGLAAAGRSPDEIAALLAEVDEAAAAWDVP from the coding sequence ATGACCGACCCTCGCCGCGCCCCCGGCGCCGACCTGCCGCTGTGGGTCGAGCACCTCACGTCCCGCCTCGGCGTGGACCCGGCGCTCGTCGACGTGGACCGCATCCTCGACCTGTCGAGCGGGGTGGCGCACTCGGTCGCGCGCCCGGCGGTGCCGGTGTCGATGTTCGTCGCGGGCCTCGCGGCTGCGGGTCGCTCGCCCGACGAGATCGCGGCGCTGCTCGCGGAGGTCGACGAGGCCGCCGCGGCGTGGGACGTGCCGTGA
- a CDS encoding glycosyl hydrolase, with protein MPPLAHPSRTGVPRPAPDQRALPTRRTVVALAAAAALVVSLLQAVALAPDRAQAATVGSGSYADSTPAGGAVPTECNDRPITNPRAHVTSSFPSGAIPTNDWWTSLLWRKFDCSAVSAALAAHPAVFQAFTDGLGVSYPTTPSISGTATGVSEYHYSYAEDVRIGVAGLSADGKVDGYSDWTVSELWSNGSSSLRTTFGHGLPFVYATKTGSGDATLTTNGTPTVWSNTGGAIGFTVNGHDYAAYAPTGSTWTVSGTSIRSSLYNRDFFSVAVLPSTGSASGRAAALAAYAPYAHNHVTGTKVSWSYDEASAKMTATYAFTTTAKQGSGTGTVFALYPHQRDNLTGVTPSSYSYVSPRGPMRVVVGASQFRTVTAFNGVLPQLANTGFSSGADLTQLNGYVNDVASKDPFAGFGEDTYWTGKAIGRATQVIQIANLTGNTSARDALLSKVKARLTDWMTASPGETQRLFAYDSQWGTLIGYPASYGSDVDLNDHHFHYGYYVVGAATVAQFDPSWAASSAYGSMVNTVIKDAANWDRSDTRFPFLRDFDIYAGHDWASGHGAFGAGNNQESSSEGMNFASGLIQWGQATGNTAVRDLGIYLYTTQASAIENYWFDDDDEAFPAAFGHSTVGMVWGDGGAYATWFSAEPEMIQGINLLPSTAGHLYLGYDPAYITRNIAELERNNGGPATVWQDIIWEFQALADAPKALSQFRAQALSYPVEEGESRAHTFYWLKSLAGLGTVDRSVTANTPLHAVFLKNGVRTYQAANMSGSATTVRFSDGVTLAVPARSVAATTGDGSTTNPTPTPTPTVTPTPTPTATPTPTPTPTPTPTTSPTPTPSPTPTTGTGIPATSRIQAEAYSAASGVDTQATSDVDGGENVGWIANGDWLRFDGVDFGSTPRTQFIARVASGAEGGASGLVQVRLDSLTAAPIGSFAIANTGGWQQWRTVPANIVGTTGKHTVYITFDSGQPANFVNVNWLTFG; from the coding sequence ATGCCTCCCCTCGCCCACCCGTCACGGACCGGGGTGCCGCGCCCCGCGCCGGACCAGCGAGCCCTGCCGACCCGCCGCACGGTCGTCGCGCTCGCCGCAGCCGCCGCCCTCGTCGTGTCGCTGCTCCAGGCCGTCGCGCTCGCCCCCGACCGCGCGCAGGCCGCGACCGTCGGGTCGGGCAGCTACGCCGACAGCACCCCCGCCGGCGGCGCGGTGCCCACCGAGTGCAACGACCGGCCCATCACCAACCCGCGCGCGCACGTCACGTCGAGCTTCCCGTCGGGCGCGATCCCGACGAACGACTGGTGGACGTCGCTGCTGTGGCGCAAGTTCGACTGCTCCGCGGTCTCCGCGGCGCTCGCGGCCCACCCCGCGGTGTTCCAGGCGTTCACCGACGGCCTGGGCGTGAGCTACCCGACGACCCCGTCGATCTCCGGCACGGCCACGGGCGTCTCCGAGTACCACTACTCCTACGCCGAGGACGTGCGCATCGGCGTCGCCGGCCTGAGCGCCGACGGCAAGGTCGACGGCTACTCCGACTGGACCGTCAGCGAGCTGTGGAGCAACGGCTCGAGCAGCCTGCGCACCACGTTCGGGCACGGCCTGCCGTTCGTGTACGCGACGAAGACCGGCTCGGGCGACGCGACCCTGACGACCAACGGCACCCCCACGGTGTGGAGCAACACCGGCGGCGCGATCGGCTTCACGGTCAACGGCCACGACTACGCCGCGTACGCGCCCACCGGCTCGACGTGGACGGTCTCCGGCACCTCGATCCGCTCGTCGCTCTACAACCGTGACTTCTTCTCCGTGGCGGTGCTGCCGTCCACGGGCAGCGCGTCCGGCCGCGCCGCCGCGCTCGCCGCGTACGCGCCGTACGCGCACAACCACGTCACGGGCACCAAGGTCTCCTGGTCGTACGACGAGGCCTCGGCGAAGATGACCGCGACGTACGCGTTCACGACGACCGCGAAGCAGGGCTCCGGCACGGGCACCGTCTTCGCGCTCTACCCGCACCAGCGCGACAACCTCACGGGCGTCACGCCGAGCAGCTACTCCTACGTCTCGCCGCGCGGCCCGATGCGCGTCGTCGTCGGGGCGTCGCAGTTCCGCACGGTCACCGCGTTCAACGGCGTCCTGCCGCAGCTGGCCAACACGGGCTTCTCGTCGGGCGCGGACCTCACCCAGCTCAACGGCTACGTGAACGACGTCGCCTCGAAGGACCCGTTCGCGGGCTTCGGCGAGGACACGTACTGGACCGGCAAGGCCATCGGCCGCGCCACGCAGGTCATCCAGATCGCGAACCTCACGGGCAACACGTCCGCGCGCGACGCGCTGCTGTCCAAGGTCAAGGCACGCCTGACCGACTGGATGACCGCGTCGCCCGGCGAGACGCAGCGCCTGTTCGCGTACGACTCGCAGTGGGGCACCCTCATCGGCTACCCCGCCTCCTACGGCTCGGACGTCGACCTCAACGACCACCACTTCCACTACGGCTACTACGTCGTCGGGGCCGCGACCGTCGCGCAGTTCGATCCGTCGTGGGCCGCGAGCTCGGCGTACGGCTCGATGGTGAACACCGTCATCAAGGACGCGGCGAACTGGGACCGCAGCGACACCCGCTTCCCGTTCCTGCGTGACTTCGACATCTACGCGGGCCACGACTGGGCGTCCGGGCACGGTGCGTTCGGCGCGGGCAACAACCAGGAGTCGTCGTCGGAGGGCATGAACTTCGCGTCCGGCCTCATCCAGTGGGGCCAGGCCACGGGCAACACCGCCGTGCGCGACCTGGGCATCTACCTGTACACGACGCAGGCGTCCGCGATCGAGAACTACTGGTTCGACGACGACGACGAGGCGTTCCCCGCCGCGTTCGGCCACTCCACGGTCGGCATGGTCTGGGGCGACGGCGGTGCGTACGCCACGTGGTTCTCCGCCGAGCCCGAGATGATCCAGGGCATCAACCTGCTGCCCTCGACGGCCGGCCACCTGTACCTGGGCTACGACCCGGCGTACATCACGCGGAACATCGCCGAGCTCGAACGCAACAACGGCGGGCCCGCCACGGTGTGGCAGGACATCATCTGGGAGTTCCAGGCCCTGGCCGACGCCCCGAAGGCGCTGTCGCAGTTCCGCGCGCAGGCCTTGTCGTACCCCGTCGAGGAGGGCGAGTCCCGGGCGCACACGTTCTACTGGCTGAAGAGCCTCGCGGGTCTCGGGACGGTCGACCGGTCCGTCACGGCGAACACCCCGCTGCACGCGGTGTTCCTCAAGAACGGCGTGCGCACCTACCAGGCCGCGAACATGAGCGGCTCGGCCACCACCGTGCGGTTCTCCGACGGCGTCACGCTCGCCGTCCCGGCCCGTTCGGTGGCCGCGACGACGGGCGACGGCTCGACGACGAACCCCACGCCGACCCCGACGCCGACGGTCACCCCGACGCCGACTCCCACGGCCACGCCGACACCCACGCCCACGCCCACGCCCACGCCCACGACGAGCCCGACGCCGACCCCGAGCCCCACGCCGACCACCGGCACGGGCATCCCGGCGACGTCGCGCATCCAGGCCGAGGCGTACAGCGCGGCCTCGGGCGTCGACACGCAGGCCACGTCCGACGTGGACGGCGGGGAGAACGTCGGCTGGATCGCGAACGGCGACTGGCTGCGGTTCGACGGCGTGGACTTCGGCAGCACGCCGCGCACGCAGTTCATCGCGCGCGTCGCGTCCGGTGCCGAGGGCGGGGCCAGCGGCCTCGTGCAGGTGCGGCTCGACTCGCTGACCGCCGCGCCGATCGGCAGCTTCGCGATCGCGAACACCGGCGGCTGGCAGCAGTGGCGGACCGTCCCGGCGAACATCGTCGGGACCACCGGCAAGCACACCGTCTACATCACGTTCGACTCCGGTCAGCCGGCGAACTTCGTGAACGTCAACTGGCTCACCTTCGGGTGA